In Leptodesmis sichuanensis A121, the following are encoded in one genomic region:
- a CDS encoding cytochrome P450 gives MTRSPSSGSLPFPPGNLGLPLIGETVSFLRDPDFADKRHKRYGDIFKTRLFGSPTVYLSGAEAVRFVLLNEDRYFVNRWPPSTSMLLGPASLAVQKGSEHQQRRKLLAQAFQPRVLASYIPTMVAMTQHYCDRWEQQGSLTWYPELRNYTLDIACKLIVGITDGSRTSFGEWFGSWVGGLFSVPLPFPWTNFGQALRSRQLLLHEIERIIKDRQSQPDMGQDALGLLIQAKDEEGNCLSIEELKDQILTLLFAGHETLTSAIATFCLKVAQYPTVLTKLRIEQAQFQPDQPLTLESLKQMEYLEQVLKEVLRILPPVGGGFREVIQPCEIKGYTIPKGWSVLYEIGRTHQDSQIYPNPKEFDPERFAPTGGTDKVKPFSYVPFGGGIRECLGKEFARLEMKIFAALLLRNYEWTLLPDQNLDFVMVPTPRPTDGLKVQFRPIPTGQRTNDQ, from the coding sequence ATGACACGATCGCCTTCTTCTGGTTCGCTCCCGTTCCCTCCTGGCAATCTGGGTCTACCGTTGATTGGTGAAACAGTTAGCTTTTTGCGAGACCCCGACTTTGCCGATAAACGCCACAAACGGTATGGAGATATTTTCAAGACTCGTTTATTTGGTAGCCCAACCGTGTATTTATCCGGTGCTGAAGCAGTTCGTTTTGTGTTGTTGAACGAAGATCGGTATTTTGTGAACCGTTGGCCTCCCAGTACCAGTATGCTTCTCGGTCCAGCATCTTTAGCGGTGCAAAAGGGCAGTGAACACCAACAGCGCCGGAAACTGCTGGCTCAAGCCTTTCAGCCAAGAGTACTGGCCAGCTACATTCCAACCATGGTGGCCATGACTCAGCACTATTGCGATCGCTGGGAACAACAAGGCTCCTTAACCTGGTATCCCGAACTGCGAAATTACACCCTGGATATTGCCTGCAAGTTGATCGTGGGAATTACAGATGGATCCAGGACTTCCTTTGGCGAATGGTTTGGAAGCTGGGTAGGTGGGCTGTTTTCCGTTCCATTGCCATTCCCCTGGACGAACTTTGGTCAGGCCCTCCGTAGTCGTCAGTTATTGCTGCATGAGATTGAGCGCATTATCAAAGATCGGCAAAGCCAGCCGGATATGGGGCAAGATGCTCTGGGGTTACTAATCCAGGCTAAGGACGAGGAAGGCAATTGTCTCAGTATTGAGGAATTGAAGGATCAGATTTTGACCTTACTGTTTGCAGGGCATGAAACACTGACCTCAGCGATCGCCACCTTCTGTCTGAAAGTAGCCCAATATCCAACCGTGTTAACCAAACTTCGGATTGAACAGGCGCAATTTCAGCCTGACCAACCCCTGACTCTGGAATCCTTAAAGCAGATGGAATATTTGGAACAAGTGCTAAAAGAAGTGCTGCGAATCCTGCCGCCTGTGGGTGGTGGGTTTCGTGAGGTGATTCAGCCCTGCGAAATCAAGGGATATACGATTCCTAAAGGCTGGTCTGTTTTATATGAAATTGGCAGAACCCATCAAGACAGCCAGATCTACCCCAATCCCAAAGAATTTGACCCGGAGCGATTTGCCCCAACAGGCGGCACCGATAAAGTAAAACCATTTAGCTACGTGCCGTTTGGTGGTGGTATTCGAGAATGTTTAGGGAAAGAATTTGCTCGGTTGGAGATGAAAATTTTCGCCGCCCTGCTCCTGCGAAATTACGAATGGACATTACTTCCCGACCAGAATCTGGATTTCGTCATGGTTCCCACTCCTCGCCCCACCGACGGCCTCAAGGTACAATTCCGTCCGATTCCCACCGGACAAAGGACTAATGACCAATGA
- a CDS encoding phage holin family protein: MFGFFLTTLISALGLLIVDLAVPGVDIATFPAALLAALAIGLVNGTVKPALSFLSLPINFLTLGAFSLVVNGVCFWLASLLVPGFAVHGLLAMILGPVILSLATTFLNKYFLEKGFGRLPADQSKPPLEAGQ, encoded by the coding sequence ATGTTTGGATTCTTTTTGACCACGTTGATCAGTGCCTTAGGTCTGCTTATTGTTGACCTGGCGGTTCCCGGAGTGGACATTGCCACCTTCCCCGCTGCCCTGCTGGCTGCCCTCGCGATCGGATTGGTGAATGGCACGGTGAAGCCCGCTTTATCGTTCCTGTCCTTGCCCATCAATTTCCTAACGCTGGGAGCCTTCTCGCTGGTGGTAAATGGCGTGTGCTTCTGGTTAGCGTCGCTGCTGGTTCCTGGTTTTGCAGTACACGGTTTACTGGCCATGATTCTCGGCCCCGTTATCTTGTCTCTGGCAACCACCTTCCTGAACAAGTATTTTCTGGAAAAAGGGTTTGGCCGCTTACCTGCAGACCAATCTAAGCCCCCCCTGGAAGCTGGCCAATAA
- a CDS encoding YqaE/Pmp3 family membrane protein — translation MKLVRFALGILLPPVGVFLTYGLSTTLLINILLTFLGWVPGSIHAVWAIAKHEEKLNQQPGSV, via the coding sequence ATGAAACTTGTTCGGTTTGCTCTGGGTATTCTGCTACCCCCGGTGGGAGTTTTTCTGACCTATGGGTTGAGTACGACCTTGCTGATTAATATTCTACTGACGTTCCTGGGTTGGGTTCCCGGCAGCATTCACGCAGTTTGGGCGATCGCCAAACACGAAGAAAAACTGAATCAGCAACCTGGTTCCGTGTAG